The region CATGGATCGATATCTGAAGGAATTGCAGCGGACAAGCACCACCCTGGCGGCGGCAGGCACGCCGATGCAGCGGCTGCACGATTTTGCTGAAGTCTTGCACGCGTGTGTGGGTTTCAAGCTGTTGACCGTGCTCGTCATCGATCGCGTGCGGGACGAATCGCGGCGCGTCTATAGCAGCCGGCCGGATATCTACCCTGTCTCCGGGGCCAAACCCATCAGGCCGGATAGCCCCTTTTTCAAGAAGGTCATCGAACGCGGCGAGCCCTCGATCAGCCGCACGCTGGACGAATGCGCGGCCGCCTTCCCCGACCACGAAGTTTTCGCGGCCCTGGGCTGCGGATCTGTAGCGAATATTCCAATTAGATGGAACGGCGTCACCTTGGGGTCATTCAACCTGGTTGCGGAGGAAGGAAAGTATTCCGACCGCGATTTGCCCATTCTCAACACCATTGGCGCCCTCGCCATTCCTGTCATCCTGCAGGCGCTGGACCGCGCTTGAATAAAAAGGGGTATCCATGAAACGCCTACGACGTACTCTCTGCGCGACCGCCCTGGCGGCTGCCCTGCCGATAAGCCTCGTCCACGCGGCGGACGCAAGCTTCCCCGAAAAGCCGATCTATCTGATCTACCCTTATGCGCCCGGCTCGGCGTCGGATACCCTGGCCAGGCTTACCGCCGAAGTACTGCAAAAGCAGTTGGGCCAAACCGTCATCGTGGACGGCAAGCCGGGAGCGGGTGGCTCGATCGGATTGGAGTATGTGACGCGCGCCAAGCCAGATGGCTACACCATCGTGTTGACCGCCACCGGCACGGTGGCGGTTAATCCACAGCTATACAAGCTGCGCTACAACCCCGTGAAGGATCTCACCCAGCTCACCATACTGGCCGAGGTACCCTTCGTATTCGTCGTCAACAACGACTTCCCGGCAAAAGACCTCAAGAGTTTCATCGCGCTGGCGAAGCAGAAACCAGGCGCCATCACGTCCGGCAATGCGGGCACCGGCACCCACGCCAATCTCACCCAGGTATCCTTCGAGAAAGCCGCCGGCATAGACTTGAACCTGATTTCCTACAAGGGCGGCTCGCTTGCGGTGACCGACCTGATCGGCGGGCATCTGGACTCGATGATCGATAACACGGCGTCGCAGACACCCTATATCACCAGCGGTAAAGTCACCCCCTTGTTCGTCACCAGCGATTATCACATCGCCAATTACCCGCAGGTGCCCACCGCCAAGGAGCTGGGCCTGCCGGATTTCGCCAGGACGGGCTGGTTTGGACTGGCCGCGCCGGCCGGTACGCCGGCTCCCGTGATTGCCAGGTTCCAGGACGCTCTGCAGAAGGGCATGAAAGATCCCGCGGTCAGCAAGCGCCTTACCGAAATTGGATTTGTTCCCGTCATCAGCGACGCGCCGACCGCGCAGCAGCGGGCGCAGGAAGATTATGAAAAACTGGGGAAGATCGCCCAGGATATGCACATCAAGCCTGAATAACATAGGAGCTCTCCCCAATGTCCCGCCGCCCTACCCCCCGCATGCCCAATCCCAGCGGCATGGTTTCCGCCCCGCAGCCGGAGGCTGTCGATGCGGGTGTCGAGATCCTGCGTGCAGGCGGCAACGCCGTCGATGCCGCCATTGCATGCGCCCTGGTCCAGGGCGTCGTAGACCCGCTGATGTCAGGCATCGGCGGCCTGGGTGTCATGCAGGTGTATGACCCCAAGACCAATACGCATCAAGTGTATGAAGGCATAGGCGGCTGCCCCCAGGAAATCAAGTCCGACCTCTGGGAAAAGACCTACCGCGGCGAAACCACCGACGGCTTTGGCTTTATCGTCGATGGCTACGAAAACGAGTGCGGCGCGCGCTCGGTGACGGCCCCCGCCGTGCTGAAGCTGATGGAGCACGCACATGGCAAGCTGGGCAAGACCGATTGGAAGGCGCTCTTTCCGGCCGCGATCGGCTATGCCGACAAGGGGTGGTTGGTACGTCCCCACGTCTACACTGTCTTCACTCAGAATGAACGTAAATATGGCCGCCTGAACTACGGCGAAAAGATAGGCATCACCGAGGACGGCCGCCGTATTTATCTGGACAAGGATGGCAACCTGCGCAAGCCCGGGGAAAGGATATTCAATCCGGACCTGGCCCGCACCCTGCAATCCATCGCCGATAAGGGCTCCGACGAACTGTATTTCGGCGATCTGGCCCGAGCGACCGTCGATGACGTCCGCAAGGCGGGCGGCTTTTTGAGTATGGAAGATCTGGCGGCCATCCAGGTGTTGGAATCGCGTCCCCTGACGTTC is a window of Bordetella sp. N DNA encoding:
- a CDS encoding GAF domain-containing protein, translating into MDRYLKELQRTSTTLAAAGTPMQRLHDFAEVLHACVGFKLLTVLVIDRVRDESRRVYSSRPDIYPVSGAKPIRPDSPFFKKVIERGEPSISRTLDECAAAFPDHEVFAALGCGSVANIPIRWNGVTLGSFNLVAEEGKYSDRDLPILNTIGALAIPVILQALDRA
- a CDS encoding tripartite tricarboxylate transporter substrate binding protein; translated protein: MKRLRRTLCATALAAALPISLVHAADASFPEKPIYLIYPYAPGSASDTLARLTAEVLQKQLGQTVIVDGKPGAGGSIGLEYVTRAKPDGYTIVLTATGTVAVNPQLYKLRYNPVKDLTQLTILAEVPFVFVVNNDFPAKDLKSFIALAKQKPGAITSGNAGTGTHANLTQVSFEKAAGIDLNLISYKGGSLAVTDLIGGHLDSMIDNTASQTPYITSGKVTPLFVTSDYHIANYPQVPTAKELGLPDFARTGWFGLAAPAGTPAPVIARFQDALQKGMKDPAVSKRLTEIGFVPVISDAPTAQQRAQEDYEKLGKIAQDMHIKPE